Genomic DNA from Thermoanaerobaculia bacterium:
TGCTCTGCGCGGCCGGATTCCTGGTCTTTCTCGCTCTCCGGGCGCGCTCCCGGGCGCATCTTCGACGCGAGAAGGCGCTCGAAGAGCTGGTGGACGCGCGTACCCGACAGCTGCAACGTGCCAACGAGCTGCTGGTGGATCTCTCTTACGTCGACGCGCTGACTTCGGTGCCCAATCGACGCCGCTTCGACGAGCTGTTTCAGGACGAGTGGAAGCGCTGTCTGCGCGCCGGGTCGCCGCTGTCGCTGGTGATGATCGACATCGACAGTTTCAAGGGTTACAACGACACCTACGGCCATCTCGTCGGAGACGAATGCCTGCGGTCGGTGGCGCTCTGCCTCGCTGACGGCCTGGTGCGCCGCGGCGACGCGATCGCGCGCTACGGCGGCGAGGAGTTCGCCGTCATCCTGCCGGCGACAGAGACTGCCGGAGCGCTGCTCGTGGCCGAGCATCTGCGCCGGCGGGTCGAGCGCCTGGGCGTTCCGACGGCGGCGTCGAAGGTGGGCCGGGTGGTGACCGTGAGCTGCGGTCTCGCCACTACGCAGCCGACGATCGAGCAGGACCCCGCCGAGCTCTTCCGCCGCGCCGACGAGGCGCTCTACCGCGCCAAACGCGCCGGCGGCAACGCCACGCAGACGGGTTGACCCGGCGGTGGGTGCGGCGGGCGACGGCGGGCGCCACTGACGTCGCCGGCTCCGCGACCTCCCGCAGCGAAGGACTCTCCGGGATTTCAGGCCAGCGGCCAGCGGCGGGCGAGGTCGCGGCTGGCGGTGTAGTGCGCCAGGAGCTCGGCCATCGAATCGCCGCCGAACTTCTCGAGGCAGGCGTCGGCGAGGACGAGGGCGAGCATCGACTCCCCGATGACGCCGGCTGCCGGCAGCGCCGTGACGTCGCTGCGTTCGTACTGCGAGAGGTGCGGCTCGGCGCTGCCCAGGTCGTCGAGATCGACGCTCGGCAGGCCCGCGCGGAGGGTCGCGATCGGCTTCTTGTAGAGCGTTACCACGACGTCCTCGCCGTTGGTGATGCCGCCCTCGAGCCCGCCGGCGCGATTCGTGGCGCGCGGGAACCGGCCGTCCGGCGAGCGCTGGAGAATGGCGTCGTGCGCCGCGCTCCCGGGACCGCGGCTCGCCGCGATCGCCGAACCGAGCTCGACCGCCTTGACGGCCGGCACCGACATCATGGCCTGCGCGATCCGCCCGTCGAGCTTGTCGTTCCAGGCGACGTGCGAGCCGAGCCCGACCGGCACGCCGTGGGCGATGATCGTGACCGCACCGCCCAGGGTATCGCCCTGGGCTTTCGCCGCGTCCACGGCGCGCACCATCTCGGCTTCGAGCTCCGGGTCCACGGCGCGCAGCGGTGAGTCGTCGTCGACCCGGCGGATCTCCTCCCAGGAGGGCGTCGCCCGTCCGGCGCCGACCGGCCCGAGAGCCACCACCCCGCTCGCGATCTCGACGCCGAGCCGGGCGAGGAGCATCTTGGCGAGGGCGCCCGCGGCGACCCGCGCCGTGGTCTCGCGCGCCGAAGCCCGCTCGAGAATGTCGCGCAGGTCGCGGCGCAGGTACTTCTCGCCGCCGGCGAGGTCGGCATGCCCGGGACGGGGGCTCTTCAGCCGCCGCAACTCGGCGAAGGCCGGGTCGATCTCCGAAGCCACGGTCGACATGGCGCGCAGCCAGGCCGGCGAATCGAGATTCTCGATCCACAGGGCGATCGGCGACCCCAGCGTCTCGCCGCCGCGGACGCCGCCGCGAATCGTCGCCACATCGCGCTCGATCTGCATGCGCCGGCCACGGCCGTAGCCGTGCTGGCGGCGGGCCAGATCGCGCGTCAGAAGGCCGGTGTCCACCGCCAGGCCCGCCGGCATGCCGGAGAGGATCGCGGTCAGGCCGGTGCCGTGGCTTTCGCCGGCGGTGATGAGGGAGAGGCGGCGGAGCAAGGTGCGATCAGTCTACCGTGGCTGCGGCGTTGCCGATCGGCAGGTAGCGCTCGAACGGTGCCTTGAGCTCCTCGGGGAAGCGCACCGGCCGGCGCGTCCCGGCGTCGACCCACACGTGCTCGGTCGAGGCGGTGGCGAGGAGCGTGGCGCCGGCCGCGCCGGCGGGGTCGCCGCGCTCGATCCGGTACTCGAAGGTCACCCCGCGACTGCTGACCTTGTCGACCCAGCAGGCGGCGCGGACGGTGTCGCCATAGCGGGCCGGCGAGCGGTACGACAGGTGGACGCCGGTCACCAGCAGCAGGAGGCCGCGCTTCTCGATCTCGGCATAGTGGAAGCCGGCTTCGAGGCAGAGGCGGGTGCGCGCGAGCTCGCACCAGACGATGTAGTTGGCGTGGTGCACCACGCCCATCTGGTCGGTCTCGAAATAGCGCACCTCCACGTCGACGTCGACATGGTGGGGTGGCAGCCGGTGGCTCAGAACGGCCTCAGCGCGGCGGGTAGGCGGTGAGGTAGAAGTAGGCCGCTTCGAGCTCGTGGTCGCGCAGGTAGGTGACCTCGGGCCCCTTGCCCTTGAGTCCGCCCTGGGCGCCCTGGCTCCGATGCCGTGACCCGGCGACGAACTGCTTCGCCGAGTGCGAGGCGGTCATGCCGGAGAGGGGCGGAATGGCCGACTCGGTCGGACGCTTGCCGGTCGCCGGCGAGGCCTCGTGGCAGGTCTGACAGGTGCCCTTGACGATCAGCTCGCCGACCCGGTCGACCGGCAGCTGGAGCGTGCGGTCGGCGTGCTTCGGATCCTCGATCGACGCCAGGTGCTCGAGATAGCCGAGGAGGGCCTCGGACTCTTCGTTGGCCAGAAAGTTGAAGCCCGGCATCGAGCGCCCGCCGGCGGTGATCTGGTGCTGGAGGAGCTTCTCGGCGAGCTTCGCCCGGTCGGCTGCGCCCGCGCCCTGATCCTTCTGCCACTCGGCGGAGGTCGCCTTGACGAGGTTCACCAGCGGCAGGATCTCGGGCGCCATGCCGCGGCCGCCGGCGCCGTGGCAGGAGCGGCAGGTGAAGCGGAAGAGATCGGCGCCGCGCACTTCGAAGCCCTTGCGCAGCCAGCTCCCGTCCTTCGGGGCCGGGGCCGCGAGCTCGGGATCCTGCTCGTTCGGTCCCAGGGCGCCGACCCTGCCGAGCGCGGACTTGTCGAAGTTGCGGCCGAGCTTGTCGAGCCAGGAGGGGCCGGTCGCCGGAGTCGCTTCGGGGGTCGCGGCGAGGGCGGCGGAGCCGAAGGCGGCGGCGGCGAAAAGTCCGATCAGGGAGGGACGCAGAAAAGCGCGGAGTCCGTGCACGCAGGTCATGGCCGAAAATCTAGCACGGCCGGATCGACCGGGCGACTGCCTCGCGGGGTAGCCGGGCAACGCGGGGCGACTCGTGTGGTTGGAATTCGGTATCCTTCATGCTTCCGGCGCCCGGCGCCAGCCGAGCCACTCCGAGCCCCGACGCCCATGCCCATCTACCCCTACAGAG
This window encodes:
- a CDS encoding acyl-CoA thioesterase produces the protein MGVVHHANYIVWCELARTRLCLEAGFHYAEIEKRGLLLLVTGVHLSYRSPARYGDTVRAACWVDKVSSRGVTFEYRIERGDPAGAAGATLLATASTEHVWVDAGTRRPVRFPEELKAPFERYLPIGNAAATVD
- a CDS encoding cytochrome c, which gives rise to MTCVHGLRAFLRPSLIGLFAAAAFGSAALAATPEATPATGPSWLDKLGRNFDKSALGRVGALGPNEQDPELAAPAPKDGSWLRKGFEVRGADLFRFTCRSCHGAGGRGMAPEILPLVNLVKATSAEWQKDQGAGAADRAKLAEKLLQHQITAGGRSMPGFNFLANEESEALLGYLEHLASIEDPKHADRTLQLPVDRVGELIVKGTCQTCHEASPATGKRPTESAIPPLSGMTASHSAKQFVAGSRHRSQGAQGGLKGKGPEVTYLRDHELEAAYFYLTAYPPR
- the aroC gene encoding chorismate synthase, whose translation is MLRRLSLITAGESHGTGLTAILSGMPAGLAVDTGLLTRDLARRQHGYGRGRRMQIERDVATIRGGVRGGETLGSPIALWIENLDSPAWLRAMSTVASEIDPAFAELRRLKSPRPGHADLAGGEKYLRRDLRDILERASARETTARVAAGALAKMLLARLGVEIASGVVALGPVGAGRATPSWEEIRRVDDDSPLRAVDPELEAEMVRAVDAAKAQGDTLGGAVTIIAHGVPVGLGSHVAWNDKLDGRIAQAMMSVPAVKAVELGSAIAASRGPGSAAHDAILQRSPDGRFPRATNRAGGLEGGITNGEDVVVTLYKKPIATLRAGLPSVDLDDLGSAEPHLSQYERSDVTALPAAGVIGESMLALVLADACLEKFGGDSMAELLAHYTASRDLARRWPLA